In Marinitoga litoralis, the genomic stretch TCCGGGATTTTTCTGGCGGGGACGACGGGACTCGAACCCGCGGCCACCGGTGTGACAGACCGGCATGCTAACCAACTGCACCACGTCCCCAACCGACAGTTATATTTTACCAAAAGAATTATTACAAATCCAGTCATATGTGGTTTCTAAAAAGTGACATGTTTTTTAGTATTTTTTTAAAGAATTATATGTTTTTAATTGAAAAAATAGAAAAAATCTTCAAAATTAATATTAATGCTTGATTTTAACAAAAAAATGTGGTAAAATTCCTGTGAAATGCGTTTATATCAATACTTAGGGGGTGCGTGTATGAATAAGAAAGAATTAGTTAGTGCATTAGCTGAAAAAGTTAATGTAACAAAGAAAGAAGCAGCATTATTTGTTGATTCTTTTGTTGAAGTTGTTTCAGATGCTTTAGAAAAAGGTGAAAGCGTTAAAATTGTTGGATTTGGAACATTTGAAGTTGTAGAAAGAAAACCAAGAAAAGGTGTTAATCCACAAACAAAAGAAGCTATTGAAATTCCTGGTGGAAAAGTACCTAAATTTAAAGCTGGTAAAGAATTAAAAGAAAAAGTAAAATAATTTAAACGGAGCCAAAAAGGCTCCGTTTAAATTTAGGAGGTATTTTATGTCTTTAATATATATTGGATTAGGAGGATTTTTTGGAGCAATATTTAGATATATAGTATCGAAATATATAAACACATCTTTCCCTTTAAGTAATATGCCATATGGAACTCTAGTAATTAATATTATAGGTGCATTTATATTGAGTTTTTTAATGTCATTGAGCATATATAAGTTGGAAATACCTAAAAATTTTATGTTGTTTTTTGCAACGGGATTTATAGGATCATTTACAACGTTCTCAACATTAATGTATGAAACTATTATTCTAAGTGAAGAGTCATTTAATTTATATTCTTTGATTTATTTAACTTTAAGTATTATGTTAGGGTTATTATTTTCATTTATAGGATATTCTTTGG encodes the following:
- a CDS encoding HU family DNA-binding protein; translation: MNKKELVSALAEKVNVTKKEAALFVDSFVEVVSDALEKGESVKIVGFGTFEVVERKPRKGVNPQTKEAIEIPGGKVPKFKAGKELKEKVK
- the crcB gene encoding fluoride efflux transporter CrcB — encoded protein: MSLIYIGLGGFFGAIFRYIVSKYINTSFPLSNMPYGTLVINIIGAFILSFLMSLSIYKLEIPKNFMLFFATGFIGSFTTFSTLMYETIILSEESFNLYSLIYLTLSIMLGLLFSFIGYSLGRMGS